The following are from one region of the Ananas comosus cultivar F153 linkage group 20, ASM154086v1, whole genome shotgun sequence genome:
- the LOC109725954 gene encoding uncharacterized protein LOC109725954: protein MGLMKGKSATLFLFFILVSFVSLSLSGAQRKLMNEFVGDKVATKDSMEEVLDDEAKIEVHPRMLMVKTNDYGRYNPTPSLSKPPFKLIPN from the exons ATGGGTCTCATGAAAGGAAAGAGTgcaactctttttctcttcttcatctTAGTCTCTTTTGTTTCACTCTCACTCTCAG GTGCTCAAAGGAAGTTAATGAATGAATTTGTTGGAGACAAGGTCGCAACAAAG GATTCAATGGAGGAGGTTTTGGATGATGAAGCAAAAATTGAAGTTCACCCAAGAATGCTTATGGTGAAGACAAATGATTATGGAAGATACAATCCAACTCCATCTCTTTCAAAGCCGCCTTTCAAGCTTATCCCTAACTAA